Part of the Musa acuminata AAA Group cultivar baxijiao chromosome BXJ2-7, Cavendish_Baxijiao_AAA, whole genome shotgun sequence genome is shown below.
GTGAATCAAAGTACAAAAATCTTACATGTCATTTCTATATTCTCCTATGTCGTAAATGAGCAATCTTATCATTTATACTGGAAAATAATGAGATtgcgattatttaagatatggaaAGACCATTTTTTGCATGAAATATATTGATAAGGAAAGTATGGAGTACTTGAgatgtatatataaaaataaggatGATGGAGAATACTATTAGTCTTCTCCTCAATAAAAGTTGCACATTCACATGTAAATCTTTTGTTGTTTATTTGAGGATGACAACAGTACTAGTCATAGAACAGTAAGGTATTTCAATAGTAGCAGAAAACTGTTCTATCATTTGTTTTGCTTAGAGGCATGGGTAAATCTCAAACATGCTGGGTCTACTACTTGCAGCAAAATGAATGGGCATTGCAGCTTCTGTCAGTGGCATGCCTCTCCCTAGCTGCAAAGATGGAGGAGACACTGCTGCCATCCCTATTAGATTTGCAGGTGAAAGAACTTGAACCACAATATATTGTCATAAGAAGCATCCGCTAAGCTTAATCGGAATGTGCTTAGGTTGAGGGTGCAAAGATCATTTTCGAACCTCGCACGGTCCTCAGAATGGAGCTCGTCGTGCTCAATGCATTGAATTGGAGGCTTCGATCCGTGACGCCTTTCACTTTCATCGATTTCTTTGTTCACAAGATCGACCCTGTAGGAAAATATGCGCAAACTTTGGTTTCATTGGCCACTGAAATTACATTAGCGACAACGAAAGGTCATGTAGTTTTGGTTGTTATTGCAACATGTAAATTAAGGAAATGCATTCTTGATTCGAGCTGATACGTTTGGATTTACAGATGTAAGGTTCCTGAGTCACTGCCCATCGTCACTTGCTGCAGCTGCCATAATCTGTGCCACTGATGAGATTAAGGATCTAGCTTTTGTTGATCCTAGAATTGCAGCCTCATGGTGCATTGGATTGACAGAGGTAAGGAAGAAACTTAATTGTCTTGTAGGATCTGCAACATGACAGAGTCTAGCTCAGAAAATTGCATTGCATTGCACTGCATGTTGTGCATTTTGCAGGAAGGGATTGCAGGTTGCTATCGATCAATGAAGCAAGTTATCGTCAATAGAACGAGGAAAGTGAGCACCTCGATGGACTTGGAGCCAAGTGTGTCATCATCTTATTCTTCTCCACCTAGCAAaagaaggaagctgaacaacaatTGCTTATGGGTGGACAATGACCAGGAGAGCTCATAGGAAACCTAATaagttcctttttctttctctcttcctttatttgttttcttctctGATTGTGGGTTTAGAGTCTCTCCGGTGAGTAGGCAATATCTTTTTGGGATATGCAGATTCCTCATTATTTTTCAGAGGAGTTGGGGAATAGGATGCTGGTTTATGACTGTGTCTGACCAGGACATAGGCTGGGAGTCTCATtgatttcttttgttcttttcttcttgaAGTTCTTTAATTTGTGGGGCTTTGCTATCATAGCAAAGTGTTGCAGATTCTCAAGGGAGGGGAATCTGCCATTGTTTTTGGGTGTGATGATAAGTGTGTGAAGGACATGGTCTTTGCTTGTGGAGGGTGTGGGGGCTCTTACAATCACAGGCAGCACTTATTGCTGAATGAATGAAGCATATCATCAGAGTGGGTCTTTTTACAGCCATGGTAGAAAGGAGATGTCACTCAACTTTGCTGGTAAACTGGTAGCTGAGCAACCTTCATTCACCAAATGGCAGTTTGGTTGGCCAGTCAATCCTCCTCCTCACCCTCACCAGCATTTATTgtatttcctctctctctctctctctctctctctatatatatatatatatatatttatatatattggtGAAACTTTGTGTGGTTGTGAGGTTGATGCATGTCAACCTGGAGAGGATGTATGTTCATCCTCCTTCAGGCTGTGCTGTGCAGCCTGTGGTCATGGCTGCTAATTCTCtacatcaataaaaataatgataCATCTATTTTATTGGCACAGATACATGATTCTGATTTCTTTTGCTGCTGGATATCACACAGTTGCTTTTTAGACAGTGAGATGACTTGTTGTAGAAAAGTGCAGATCTCCACTGAAGGAAGGCTTACATGGGAGACAGCTCTCATCCAACTCCAAATGTCTTATGAGACAAGAAGGAATCCAAACAATGCACATTCAAATGTGCTCATTATCCAAGAGTCAACAGTTGCAGTATGAGCAGTGCCCACTCTTTTTGGCCACCATGGTGACATGACATGACTGAATAATTTGCTGCACTAGTCATGCTGGGTCAAGTGACAGCAACCTCTCAATCCATCCATGCAAACATGGATTCCTGTTGTCCTCATTGTTTgaacgcaaactgagtttaatgATCTGAGACAGTATTTAGCACGGCATCGGGCAGTAGATTCTGCGCTCGCGCACGCGCACACACAAGCGCCGCTCACGTGCCAAACAAACGGACATTTCCACGAGCACTTTAATGGCAGAGACACAGCAGCTTTAGTCTCTTTTGTGCTGTTACCTGCTTTGGCCTTGACCGAAGTGACTCGTCTTCCGTGAGTAGGATACATCAcagtaaagagagagagagagagagagagagagagagagagagaggtggggggAGAGTAATGGAATGATGGAACGGACGTGGACATGGCACCAGATCGGGTTGGAACACATCCGGCCAACGCAGCTCAATGAGTGAGAGGTACGGAGCAACAGCAACTCATCTTGTTTCCCGCcctgctgcttctgctgctgctaaCGAACTCATGACCATGGCCAAAAGGAGATCACAAGCTTCTTCTCTTAACATCCTCTCTGGATCAAGCAATATCAGACTCCTGTTCTTCGTATGCagagagaaggaagaaagaagCTTGGTGATGTTGCTTCTGCTCATGGAAGACTACTGTGCATGTCTCAACCAACTGCAGAAATCATAGAACAGCAGCAGTTAATCCTTGAAATGCTAAAATAAACCGAAAAGTTTCGCTCAATCCAGCATAAAAAATGCACAAAACAAAAATTAATTCTGTCTCTTGAAGATTTCTTCTGAAATCAGATTCATGTGCAGAGGCACACTTGTCATCTACTTTTATATTAACTCTTAGCTAAACTTCATTCCTCTCAATCCAGACTTCATTGATACAACACTCAGACACATGAGCTGAACTTTTAAGAGTATTAGTGTCATCTTATTCTTAACATTCTCTTAACTTCATGGAGCAAGAAAGTTTGATGTCTTGCCAATCAAATGCCATAAGCAACAACCAATTACAGACAAGGAAATAACACATTCAAGATCAAAGCTTAAGCTTTCAACTTCCTCTCTCATCTTCAAATATTCTACATTAACTGCTGAACTAGCATTTTCAGAGAAATTTTGTTAAGTAACAAATAAGTATAAGCTGCAATTAAGTTGCTAAAGTCGATGATAAAACCGATAtcgaaaaataaatatattttatttttcaatgagaaaaacTGTAAATTACTTAAATAAGTCTGATACAAATAATCATTCCAACAAGAATGGTTCATGTCGGATGTGGCAAGGTTTGCCTGCCGATCCGCATCCGTATTTCCTTCACGATAAACATGTTTGAAAGTATACGATGCGAAAGAATGATTGAAACAGacacaaaatgtttgaaaaagaaatGTTTTTTGATTTCAGGGTGTTGTATATGCATTTGCAATGATGTGAGCTGTTCAATGGTGATCTTCTCATGTTGTCAAAGGAAATAAAAAGGAAGTTTCTGTGGTACTAAGTGCTGCATGCATGTGCTGCAGTCTTAAACttgcacacatacacacacatagaaCTGTGCCAACAGAAAGAAGCATCCAATATAAGTGcttttctattctcctctttATCTGGCTCAAGTGCAGAAGCAGAGGCTGCTTTCTTATCATCCACTATTCCCAGCACTCACTCTCCTTTTCCTCTCCAAGTGAGGAATCCTATGAATAAGCCCAAAAGCCTATTACTCTTTACCTCCCACACAAAGGAAAAAAGAGTGCTGGGAGCTAAGTCTTATGTCTTTACcacattttctttcttaaaagGATGCTTAGCAAAGGTGGCCATGGGCTGATAAAGAGAGAGTTCCAGCTTTTGGCCCTGGCTCTTTTGGTTTCAAGAGCTATGTAGCTCATGGTGTCCCTGTAGGACACTGGATGCATGATGATGGAGTCAAAAGTTAGCATCATCACAGAATATTTGGGCATGCTGGTGTTCTTTTTAGCATATTGGAAGCAGGACCACTTGCATGCCTGGGAGAGGCTTGGTGTCTCTGCCTTGGGGCACTGTTCACCATATAGGAATGTGCCCCATCATTCACTGACCACCCAATCTTCCTTCCCCTACTAACAAACTCAAAAGAGCCTGTCCAATATCCATCTCCTATATCAGGAAGAAGCTGGTTGTCTTAAATGGAAAACAAATTCTGACTAACTaaagtatttcttttcttttcttttttttttttgcaagagaAGAAGGATCTAATGGCACATTGATCCATTTTTGTTAACATCTAAAAAATTGGCACACATCTACATGTACTATGAATGCTTATGGGGACCGAAATGAGCTGTAAAGACATCTTGTTATCCAGAAATCTTTGCTCTAAAATTCTTCTACCTACTTGTCCATTAAATGGATTGAGCTAAAGGTCCtctgttcaatcatcagaagccaCCATCTAGTTGTGAAACCCATGATCTCCCCTTTTATTCTGCTTTTCCTCCTTTGGGTTCCTGCCATCATGATATGCAAATGCAAAAGAGACTTTGATGGCTGTGGGGAAGAGAAAGGCCAGTAAAAGTGGTCATGATACCTATAACCCCATGGTTGGAGAGGAAAAGCACCTCAAACCAATTCCTCTGGAATTGAGAGTTCCATCAGAGGATGAACCTTTAGGCTATCTTTTTATTAGCTAAAGAATATATTCTAGAACTAAATATTAATTGGTCCATGAGCAACTTTGTTGACAAGGAGAGAACTAACTCATAGTAACATAACACACATAACTGTATGTTAAAAGTCAACAACTAGCTGAAACAGAGATTGGAATTCATAACAATGCACTTTGTCAATGACAGAGAACATGATATAACTATTTCATCAAGAAACACATAATTTGGCCTAAACTTGGGCTGATATTTTGCCAAATCTAAGAACAAAACCCACATGGCAGATTTAGCAGGCATAAATAGAGATTTAATGCATTTACACCAACAAATATCCAATCAAATATTGCCTTCAATTCAGAGACTTGTTATGGTTCAGCTAGATCAATAATTTAAACTGAACTCCATATGATAACATAGTATGTTAACACAGCCTATTACTGGTTTCTTTGAACACAATAAATATAACAGCATGCAAGAACCAAACATAATGATATCTTATTGACTGGTATACATGCTAATTACCAGAATTATATAGTACTGTACCACTCAAATAACAAAGAGGGAAGTATTTCTCTGATTCTTATGTGTCATGAGAGTTTAGTTCGATAGAGTTTACtggagaaataaaaaagaaaagtcaGATATCTGACAGGTCTAAACTAAGTTAGATCTGCCGTACAGCTTGTAAGCGCGGAAAAATATTTTCcatagaaaaatattttcttcctGCCTGTTTAAAGTATGTTTCTAATATCTTTTATACACTGAGGAACAAGAATTCTGCTTCTACTCGGGTATCGGGTTTCTAATATCTGGTACTAGAAAATATCAATCAAACTATTTCCAATGCCCCAAAATTCCATTTCATGTATGTATCAAATATTTTCACCATTGCAAGTGAAACTGAGACTTGTATCAGAATACCTTAATCCACAAAAGACTTTTTATTTATACTTTTCTTTGTTTTAGCAAACTCATAACAGCTAAAGAAAAAAGTTCTAATTTTAAGCACATCACCCAAAAGGAAGAGAACAGGAATATGAATTGTAGGGCATGCAACAAATACCGATAGAAGAGGAATTACTTTTCTAATTCACTCATAAAGTCAATCTTGTATATGAATGAAACATCTTAGTCTGTAAAACTGGATTTTTCTCTGATACTAAAAGATTATGAGAAATTCTGAATAATTGGCAAGAATTTATTAAGATAAGCGATAAGGAGGAGATTTCCTCACATTGGCATTGATCTTGAATGACTGAAAGTTGTCTTATAGATGATCCCTCATATCTTATAGTATTTTGTCATAGCACAGGTACACCCAAGAATAATTTCCTGAAGCCTGCAACATATGACTGCACATTGATTACATCATTACACCTAAAAAGGAGGAAAACAGTTGTAGATGTCCAGAACCAAAATCTGTGCTTGTTGCAGCTACCAACACACCAATCTTGTTCAACATTATGAAGTGAACCAGATAAACCCCCGCATAGAGAATCCTGCAATGAACTTAGAGCACAAAAGCTCTTAGGATTGCATAATGGAGAACAGAAGGCACCAGCAGCATATTTTCACAAACAAAAACACAACTTAATTAGCTGAGAAACCAGATTAACTGGAGCATCAAGAAGCATTACTAGTGGTTTATGTGCCTCAACACATACAAGGAAAATGAATCTGATGCAAGAGTGGATGCAAAAACAGCCCCAAATTTTCCTAGATTGGCACAAGCGAAAATTATCAGTCCACTCAACTTGGTTAATTGAGCCATATGAAGGTGTAAATGAATTTTCATTTTGTCTAATTCTTTGTGTAACTTGTCTCATAATCAAATTGGTGCCTATGATTCATGAACACagacaaaaaaacaaagaaataccAAGATGTGGTAGACCATACAGATCAGTAATTTTGTTTTAGTCCAACCTATTGTTATGAAGTGCACACCCCATGGACCTCCTCTCACAAACTATCAAACAGAGAGTCTGACTCCAGGAAGGAATCACTACTCTGGAAGAGGAAGGAACCCATGACTCCTTGTTGCTGTGGGATGGGTTCGGTGACCCTATTTCCAAACAGTAGGGATGGGTTCGGTGACCCTATTTCCAAACAGTAACAGGCTAATTAGCCTGCTTATTTGTTTGACAACCCTTCTGTTTTGTTCTTTTTATATTCTTTTGACAGAGTTATATTTGAGCACTATTAGCCTACATAAGCATAAAGTTATACACTTAAGGTATAAGATGTGTCCTCTATTCAATATAATGGACTAGCTTCtcatcatctttcttcttctctttctctcttcctcacAGTTACATCTAATTTATAGTGTAGAGTGCTGAGAGTGATCTGAATTGTGAGGAAGAAATACTCTCAGCACCTCTTGGAGATCAAAGTAGAGTTTtaaccaagtaacattcatctacagaagctcaaacacaaATGATCACATACCGTTCAGGTTATAGCAGACCTTCCTCAGTCACATCTTGGTAGAATTTGCCGAGAATGAAAAGATCACCCACCATAAAGCAAATATAGTCATTGTTTCTTTATTCTTTGTgtagtgtatatatacatatatacatttgtcTTAGAGTTGGTAGTGATTCTCTTTTGAGACAAAGATAAGCTTACTTTAGAGGAAGAAATGAGCATTAAGAGACTTTTAGTTGGTACACCTGACTGATGTTTTTTGTAATAGCAGATTGGAGCTCTGTGATCAATGCCATGTCCATATCAACAGTGTTCAACTTCAACAATGGTGGCTCTTGCCAGTTTTATGAATGAAAGCAGCAAGTTCGAAGCTTGAAAGGCACATCAACCAACCACCACcctagtttttgcttctcttattCACCAGAAAGAGTCACTCCCCAAATTTGCATAGCTTTTAGGTCCATTTAGATTCCAAATGAAGCCTGCTCCCAACCAGCACACCAACCTTGAGATTTAAACTGGCATCAGGTATGTTTTCCACTAACAGCTGAGCTAACAATGCAAGATTAAAGGTGATGAAACCACTCAAAATGAGAGAGGTTGTGCCAGCCAACCCTTCTTATACCCTCACATTGCTTGGCTCTCATGCCATGTTCAACAAGATGGTTCCTGCTCTCTCTCCCTCCATACCAAAGCTCCACTACAGCTTGGAGTGGAATGTGATCCAGAAGAAGGTTGGCCCTCTGCTGTGGCTGCTGGTCATCTCCACCATCTTTATCCTCTTCATCATGCACTCCTCTTATACTCTCAGCATCAGTGCCAAAGGTGGCCTCAGCCAAAGCCCTCTCATGTCTGCTGCTAACAGCAGCGTGATACAACTGGTGCAGAGCCCCCCTGATTCAGAGCTCCTTTCTCCGAACCTCTCCGCACCACAGCCTGCTACTGCTGCTACCATTAGCAGGGTGACACCAGTTGTGGAAGGTCTCCATCCGAATACCAGTGGTAACTGCAGTGCACTACATTTCTCTCACTGCTCAGCCACTGATGTGTGATGAAACCTgaatcttttcctttctttggtgCCGAAGGAATTGAAGAGCTCTGTGATATGACAAAGGGCAAGTGGGTGACAGAGCCACGAGCATCGATCTATACCAACGTGACATGCCCGACGCTGCCTGACATGAAGAACTGTGGGAAGTATGGGAAGGATCAGAGCTATTTGTATTGGAGATGGCAACCCGATAGTTGTGACGTACCGAGGTTTGATCCTGTGACATTCCTGAATCTAGTTAGAGGGAAGAAGATGGCCTTCATTGGTGACTCGCTAGCTCGCAATCAAATGGAATCCCTGCTGTGTCTCTTGTCTCAGGTAATTCATCTATTAGCTTTATAGGTAGAGAAGCAGAACAAGATAAGAACAGTTCATGCAAACCTGTTGCAGGCAGAGACTTCCAGGCAAGTCTTCAGGGATTCAGGCGACAAGTACGTGACATGGTACTTCCCCTCGCATGAGTTCACCCTCATGGCCATGTGTACGGAGTACTTTGTGGAAGCAAGGCCAAGAATCATAAACGGAACAGCTTCATCCTCATTTGAGCTTCACCTCGACAGGGTGACCATGAACTGGACGGAGAAACTTCCCGGCGTCGACTACGCCATCCTCTCCGGCGGCAACTGGTTCTTTCGAGGACTCCACTTGTACCGAGAAGGAGAGATCGTCGGGTGCGTCAACTGCTGGGGCCAAAACCTGACCGATTTCGGCGTCGCAGCTGCCATCAGAAGCGTCCTCAGAACAGCCCTCCAGTTCATAGCCACATGCAAGGAGTGCGAGGGGCTCGTCACCTTCTTGCGGACCTTCACGCCATCACACTTCGAGAATGGCTCCTGGTTCAGCGGAGGACAATGCAACAGGACTCAACCATTGGATGAGATCCAGATTAGTCTGAGCGACATCACCTGGGAGATAAGGAAGGTTCAGCTGGAGGAGATCGAAAGAGCGAGACGGCAAGAGGGGGAAGTGAACATCAAGTTCGAGGTGTTGGATGTCACCAAAGCGATGATGCTGAGGGCAGACGCACACCCCGGGAAGCACTGGACGACGAAGACGAAGGGGGGTGTTAACGACTGCTTGCATTGGTGCTTGCCCGGCCCTGTTGATCTGTGGAGCGATCTATTGCTCGCGACTCTCAAGAAGAATTCTCTATCTCATTAGTTGCATACTTGTATGTATCGTCTTCGCATGAGCATTTTATCATATGACTCATGTGCACTTTTCATAGTGTTAGTGCAGTCTTGAAGGCATGGAAATCTCACCGTCCGTAGCAATGGACACGAATCTTAAAAGCGCCACGCGTCCTTTTCTCCTTGAAGCATGCGAGAGATTAATTTCTACTATACAGAGGTCACGGATGACGTTGGAGGAACGGGCGAGATCCGATCCGACTGCCACTGGTGAAGCATcgattcggattcggattcggattcggattcgaGTTTGATCCAATTAGGATTAGCTAAAATCGACGACAGGCTTAACGTATATGTAACGGATCGGGTTATAGTATTGATCGGGTTATCGGAGGACGAAAGCTTCGTCTCTTTCCCTAGCAGGTAGGTGGTCGAAACGAAAGGCAAGAAATATTAGTGCAACGAGCGGCTCCGGTGAACCCTTTATAGTAAGCTTTCCTGCGAAGAGTGCCTGCATAGGGTTTCTATTCGAGATCGAGAGAGACGGGTACGTCATCAATTCCTCACCACCAGAATGGAGAAGATGGGCGCCGCCGACGCACAGATCGAGGATCTCTTCGTCAGCAAGAAGCCCATCAAGAACCCTCTCGTCCCCATCGGTAAATCGCTCGTCTGTTTCCTTCCCCCGGTAGTTCCTCTTTTGCGAAAAAGGAATCTAATTTGACTGCCCACGCGAATTACTCGATGGGAAAAATTAGATTTTGTCGGTTTTGGTGGGTTTCCTGTCTCATTTATTTTTCTACTGGGAGATTAAAGAACCTCAAGGACTGGATTTGGGGGAAATTTCTGGTTTTGATTATGGATTCTATGGAGCGGTGAAGAGTTATTGGTGCATCAATCAAAACGTTAGGGTTCTCCATCACGATGGGTTGAATTGATAAGTTGATGTGTCGGCCTAGTCTTGCATTAGTTttggttttatattttctttttggtTCAAAATACCATTATATTGCCAATGTAGTTGTCTTTAATAATGGAGATAGCTGAATAAGGCCCTCTAAGAATATCTTTGGTCTTCGTATTAGACTGTTTTGTTTAGTAGGCGCAGTTATATGTAATTAATTATGTTGAGATGGGTAGTCAGTTTGTGTTGTACTATGTGCAATAGGTCTTCTTGGAGAACATGTTCCTTATCTTGAATCACCATAGTAAGTGAAATCTGTGTATCTGGTTGAGCTTTTAAAGAATGTTTCATCTGGTTTACGGTTTATTTGATGTCGTGCAATGTTTGCTTctcattattttataattaatgcCACTAGAAGGATAAGTAAAATTAGTTTTCCTTATGGTTATATTAAATTTTACAGAAGTAGTTTGTTCTTGAATAATGTAGCTCGAATGATTTTGAAGTAGTTGTGCAGAAGTTTAGAAATCTGTCACAGCAAGAGTTTACTAGCGCTTGT
Proteins encoded:
- the LOC135617617 gene encoding cyclin-D2-1-like; translated protein: MPLTLSDHGSCWDLLCGEDVSELADDSPGGVGEPAEFPDDSDESIAGFIEEEADSSPQFDYPDRFQSKLLDPAARQEAVTWILKVHECYCFRPLTACLAVNYLDRFLSRHCLPQNEWALQLLSVACLSLAAKMEETLLPSLLDLQVEGAKIIFEPRTVLRMELVVLNALNWRLRSVTPFTFIDFFVHKIDPVGKYAQTLVSLATEITLATTKDVRFLSHCPSSLAAAAIICATDEIKDLAFVDPRIAASWCIGLTEEGIAGCYRSMKQVIVNRTRKVSTSMDLEPSVSSSYSSPPSKRRKLNNNCLWVDNDQESS
- the LOC135616295 gene encoding xyloglucan O-acetyltransferase 3-like, translating into MKPLKMREVVPANPSYTLTLLGSHAMFNKMVPALSPSIPKLHYSLEWNVIQKKVGPLLWLLVISTIFILFIMHSSYTLSISAKGGLSQSPLMSAANSSVIQLVQSPPDSELLSPNLSAPQPATAATISRVTPVVEGLHPNTSGIEELCDMTKGKWVTEPRASIYTNVTCPTLPDMKNCGKYGKDQSYLYWRWQPDSCDVPRFDPVTFLNLVRGKKMAFIGDSLARNQMESLLCLLSQAETSRQVFRDSGDKYVTWYFPSHEFTLMAMCTEYFVEARPRIINGTASSSFELHLDRVTMNWTEKLPGVDYAILSGGNWFFRGLHLYREGEIVGCVNCWGQNLTDFGVAAAIRSVLRTALQFIATCKECEGLVTFLRTFTPSHFENGSWFSGGQCNRTQPLDEIQISLSDITWEIRKVQLEEIERARRQEGEVNIKFEVLDVTKAMMLRADAHPGKHWTTKTKGGVNDCLHWCLPGPVDLWSDLLLATLKKNSLSH